From Streptomyces durmitorensis, a single genomic window includes:
- a CDS encoding phage tail fiber protein, with product MTAGLAPGLVSGWLDTLRATGSGGTSYTAVAGTFVQLHTGDPGAAGTSAVSVGSTTRNSFVFSDSSSGSSLSLGTPPSAWTNGGTSETLTHISVWTASSAGTFLFSVALTASKAWASADQFSLATLTAALTPQAA from the coding sequence ATGACCGCAGGACTCGCCCCCGGCCTCGTCTCCGGCTGGCTCGACACTCTCCGTGCTACCGGCAGCGGCGGCACCTCGTACACGGCCGTCGCCGGGACGTTCGTGCAGCTGCACACCGGCGACCCCGGCGCGGCAGGCACCTCCGCGGTCTCCGTCGGTTCGACGACCCGCAACTCCTTCGTGTTCTCCGACTCTTCGTCCGGGTCGTCGCTGTCGCTGGGCACCCCGCCCTCGGCGTGGACGAACGGCGGCACGTCGGAGACGCTCACCCACATCTCGGTGTGGACTGCGTCGTCGGCCGGGACGTTCCTGTTCTCGGTGGCGCTGACGGCGTCGAAGGCCTGGGCGTCGGCGGATCAGTTCAGCCTCGCCACTCTCACCGCGGCCCTGACACCGCAGGCCGCCTGA
- a CDS encoding glycoside hydrolase family 16 protein: MLAASLLAPTAEAGPTWKLRFSDAFNTPVAKGRFTDCGHNVDTPKVYCGGLTGSTRTNWWAYPKGWPDTATQRSYPVGGVYDPASTVWVSGGQMHIRMWRGPSGPVHSAAVVPKKLMGQRYGRYEERFRVSKVAVGYKSAHLLWPDVNQTCPDCEIDFPESEWTEDIHAFTHPKGGGKQDAFDTNRSWGAWRTSVIEWRPGEVKYFLDGRLIGRSTRGIPDKPMSWIIQNEAALNGDRAAPNSSAQMDIAYVKGWTWN; encoded by the coding sequence ATGCTGGCAGCCAGCCTCCTCGCACCCACCGCCGAAGCCGGGCCAACGTGGAAGCTCCGCTTCTCCGACGCCTTCAACACCCCGGTGGCGAAGGGCCGGTTCACGGACTGCGGCCACAACGTGGACACCCCGAAGGTGTACTGCGGCGGCCTCACCGGCAGCACGCGGACCAACTGGTGGGCGTACCCGAAGGGGTGGCCCGACACCGCCACTCAGCGCTCGTATCCGGTCGGTGGCGTCTACGACCCGGCATCCACGGTGTGGGTGTCGGGCGGGCAGATGCACATCCGCATGTGGCGCGGCCCGTCCGGGCCCGTCCACTCCGCGGCCGTCGTACCGAAGAAGCTCATGGGCCAGCGCTACGGCCGGTACGAGGAACGCTTCCGCGTCTCCAAGGTCGCCGTCGGCTACAAGAGCGCACACCTGCTGTGGCCCGACGTGAACCAGACCTGCCCCGACTGCGAGATCGACTTTCCCGAGTCTGAGTGGACCGAGGACATTCACGCCTTCACCCACCCCAAGGGCGGCGGCAAGCAGGACGCCTTCGACACCAACCGATCCTGGGGCGCCTGGCGGACCTCGGTCATCGAGTGGCGGCCCGGCGAAGTGAAGTACTTCCTCGACGGCCGCCTGATCGGCCGCTCGACCCGCGGCATCCCCGACAAGCCCATGAGCTGGATCATCCAGAACGAGGCCGCCCTCAACGGGGACCGTGCCGCACCCAACTCGTCCGCACAGATGGACATCGCCTACGTCAAAGGCTGGACCTGGAACTAA